The proteins below come from a single Pseudarthrobacter sp. SSS035 genomic window:
- a CDS encoding tetratricopeptide repeat protein, giving the protein MAEHNGGNRGGNDRGPFRGNNNSGGDPRGFRSREDRNPEAPKRAPGSGERKPFGDRPRREGDGERRTFGGGERKPFSGGGDRKPFTGGGERKPYGDRDNKPFGDRPRREGDGERRTFGGGERKPFSGGGDRKPFSGGGERKPYGDRDNKPYGDRPRREGDGERRSFGGGDRKPFTGGGGGERKPYGDRDNKSFGDRPRREGDGERRGFGGGERKPFSGGGDRKPFSGGGERKPYGDRDNKPYGDRPRREGDGERRGFSGGDNRKPFGDRQDRAPRSFDRGDSGPRQFGRDRAEDRPARVPNARDLRSANRPDRERSPEIDEDVTGKELDRATQHQIKTLEDKSAEWVARHLVMAGRLIDEEPELAFQHALAASRRGGRLAAVREAVGLTAYAAGHYGEALREFRTYRRISGSNVHLPVMADCERGLGRPDRALDVVRSEEAKDLDAPGKVELAIVAAGARSDLGQLDAAVAELEIAQLDMNRAFSYSPRLFRAYANALSAVGREDEAAKWQKQAIVAENALGLGVDEEPDIVDLGWDEEEEAREEAQRRRLLERAAAGSEAAASTPAARTEAAADKTAVEAAAVDADIDDVESDFFESDDAESDEDSVEADELEAGDAGHGDAEHDEAERVEEEHSEADDSNNATDGHSEERDS; this is encoded by the coding sequence ATGGCTGAGCACAACGGCGGCAACCGCGGCGGCAACGACCGCGGTCCTTTCCGCGGCAACAACAATTCTGGCGGCGACCCGCGGGGATTCCGTTCCCGCGAAGACCGTAACCCAGAGGCTCCGAAGCGCGCGCCTGGGTCCGGCGAACGTAAGCCTTTTGGTGATCGTCCGCGTCGTGAAGGTGATGGCGAACGTCGGACCTTCGGTGGTGGAGAGCGAAAGCCTTTCAGCGGCGGCGGAGACCGGAAACCGTTCACAGGCGGCGGCGAACGCAAACCCTATGGTGACCGCGACAACAAGCCTTTTGGTGATCGTCCGCGCCGCGAAGGTGACGGTGAGCGTCGGACCTTCGGTGGTGGAGAGCGAAAGCCTTTCAGCGGCGGCGGAGACCGGAAGCCCTTTAGCGGCGGTGGCGAACGCAAACCCTATGGTGACCGTGATAACAAGCCTTATGGTGACCGTCCGCGCCGCGAAGGTGACGGTGAACGTCGCAGCTTCGGCGGCGGAGACCGGAAACCGTTCACGGGCGGCGGCGGTGGCGAACGCAAGCCTTACGGTGACCGTGACAACAAGTCCTTTGGTGACCGTCCGCGCCGCGAAGGTGATGGCGAGCGTCGCGGCTTCGGCGGCGGAGAGCGAAAGCCCTTTAGTGGCGGCGGAGACCGGAAGCCCTTCAGCGGCGGTGGCGAACGCAAGCCTTACGGTGACCGTGACAACAAGCCTTATGGTGACCGACCGCGCCGCGAAGGTGACGGTGAGCGTCGGGGGTTCTCCGGCGGCGACAACCGCAAGCCGTTCGGTGACCGCCAGGACCGTGCCCCCCGCAGCTTCGACCGTGGTGATTCCGGCCCCCGCCAGTTCGGCAGGGACCGTGCGGAAGACCGCCCGGCCCGTGTACCCAACGCGCGTGATCTTCGCAGCGCCAACCGCCCAGACCGTGAACGTTCCCCGGAAATCGATGAGGATGTCACGGGCAAGGAGCTTGACCGCGCCACGCAGCACCAGATCAAGACTCTGGAAGACAAGAGCGCCGAGTGGGTTGCCCGCCACCTGGTGATGGCCGGACGCCTGATCGACGAAGAGCCCGAGCTGGCTTTCCAGCATGCCCTCGCCGCGAGCCGGCGTGGTGGCCGGCTTGCTGCCGTTCGTGAAGCCGTCGGCCTCACTGCTTACGCGGCAGGACACTACGGCGAAGCGCTGCGCGAATTCCGGACCTACCGCCGCATCAGCGGTTCAAACGTCCACCTTCCCGTGATGGCAGACTGTGAACGCGGACTGGGCCGGCCTGACCGTGCCCTTGACGTGGTGCGGTCCGAGGAAGCCAAAGACCTGGACGCCCCCGGCAAAGTTGAGCTGGCCATCGTGGCGGCCGGGGCACGGTCCGACCTCGGGCAGCTGGACGCCGCCGTGGCTGAACTTGAAATAGCCCAGCTAGACATGAACCGTGCCTTCTCCTACAGCCCTCGGCTGTTCCGGGCGTACGCAAACGCCCTGTCGGCCGTTGGTCGCGAAGATGAGGCGGCAAAATGGCAGAAGCAGGCAATTGTGGCTGAAAATGCCCTGGGCCTCGGCGTCGATGAGGAACCCGATATCGTGGACCTCGGCTGGGACGAGGAAGAGGAAGCCCGCGAGGAAGCTCAGCGCCGGCGTCTGCTGGAGCGCGCTGCCGCAGGCTCCGAAGCCGCGGCATCCACGCCTGCTGCCCGGACCGAAGCAGCCGCGGACAAGACTGCCGTTGAGGCCGCCGCCGTGGATGCAGACATCGACGACGTGGAATCGGATTTCTTCGAGTCCGATGACGCCGAGTCTGACGAGGATTCCGTAGAAGCAGACGAGCTGGAAGCCGGCGACGCCGGGCACGGCGACGCCGAGCACGATGAAGCCGAGCGTGTTGAAGAAGAGCACAGCGAAGCAGACGACAGCAACAACGCCACTGATGGCCACTCTGAGGAACGGGACAGCTAG
- the tyrS gene encoding tyrosine--tRNA ligase, with protein sequence MSELNDLESQQNDPTFANVWQELKWRGLVHVSTDEEELEKLLAGDPITYYCGFDPTAPSLHLGNLVQLLVMRRLQLAGHKPLGLVGGSTGLIGDPRPTAERTLNTKDTVNEWVGYLQAQVRRFLSFDGPSAARMVNNLDWTAPLSAIDFLREIGKHYRVGTMLRKDAVASRLSSDEGISYTEFSYQILQGMDYLQLFRDYGCMLQTGGSDQWGNLTSGTELIRKVEGKSVHALGTPLITNSDGTKFGKSEGNAIWLDAGMCSPYAFYQFWLNTADSDVVDRLKVFTFLSRAEIETLAAAVAERPFAREGQRKLAFEVTSLVHGVEATEKVIAASAALFGNGDLSALDRPTLEAATSELPSARIKVDGLGIIDLLVASGLSESKSAARRTVGEGGAYVNNEKVSDPEAVISESELLHGQYLLLRRGKKNLATVEVLVP encoded by the coding sequence GTGTCAGAACTCAACGATCTCGAATCCCAGCAGAACGACCCCACCTTCGCCAATGTCTGGCAGGAGCTGAAGTGGCGCGGCCTGGTCCACGTCTCCACCGATGAAGAGGAACTGGAAAAGCTCCTCGCCGGTGATCCGATCACCTATTACTGCGGATTCGACCCCACCGCGCCGAGCCTGCACCTGGGCAACCTGGTCCAACTCCTCGTGATGCGCCGCCTGCAGCTCGCCGGGCACAAGCCGCTGGGCCTGGTGGGCGGATCCACGGGACTGATCGGCGATCCGCGGCCCACCGCCGAGCGCACGCTGAACACCAAGGACACCGTTAATGAATGGGTGGGCTACCTGCAGGCCCAGGTCCGCCGCTTCCTCAGCTTCGATGGCCCCAGCGCGGCCCGTATGGTCAACAACCTCGACTGGACCGCTCCCTTGAGCGCCATCGACTTCCTGCGCGAGATCGGAAAGCACTACCGGGTCGGCACCATGCTTCGCAAGGATGCTGTTGCGTCCCGCCTCAGTTCGGACGAGGGCATCAGCTACACCGAATTCAGCTACCAGATCCTGCAGGGCATGGACTACCTCCAGTTGTTCCGGGACTACGGCTGCATGCTGCAGACCGGCGGCTCGGACCAGTGGGGCAACCTCACCAGCGGCACTGAACTCATCCGCAAGGTTGAGGGTAAGAGCGTCCACGCCCTGGGGACGCCGCTGATCACCAACTCCGACGGCACTAAGTTCGGCAAGAGCGAAGGCAATGCCATCTGGCTCGACGCCGGCATGTGCAGCCCGTACGCCTTCTACCAGTTCTGGCTGAACACCGCCGACTCTGACGTGGTGGACCGGCTGAAGGTCTTCACTTTCCTGAGCCGCGCGGAAATCGAAACCCTGGCAGCTGCCGTGGCCGAACGTCCGTTTGCGCGGGAAGGCCAGCGGAAGCTGGCGTTCGAAGTGACTTCCCTGGTCCACGGTGTGGAGGCAACGGAGAAAGTCATCGCGGCGTCCGCTGCACTTTTTGGGAACGGCGACCTGTCCGCCCTGGACCGGCCAACGCTTGAGGCAGCCACATCGGAGCTTCCGTCCGCCCGTATAAAGGTGGATGGCCTCGGGATCATTGACCTGCTGGTGGCATCCGGCCTCTCGGAGAGCAAGTCCGCGGCACGGCGGACTGTCGGCGAAGGCGGTGCCTATGTAAACAACGAGAAGGTGTCCGACCCGGAAGCAGTCATCTCCGAGTCGGAGCTGCTGCATGGCCAGTACCTGCTCCTGCGCCGCGGCAAGAAGAATCTCGCGACTGTCGAAGTCCTGGTTCCTTAG
- a CDS encoding AAA family ATPase has product MLDADLAHERNYVAGLYARLEELRTEKRQQLAQVRRAGAVGTMQNVSERDAFAALYEDRLAQLDAVDDRLVFGRLDLDSGEAQYIGRIGLTTDDLQRLMVDWRAPEAGHFYQATAFDRQGVRRRRHLILQGREVKAIEDDVLDADMLADDASLQGEGALLAALDSKRTGRMSDIVGTIQSEQDRIIRSSISGALVVQGGPGTGKTAVALHRAAYLLYTHRERLKTAGVLLVGPSSSFMKYIERVLPSLGETGVVMASVGRLMPGIKAVAEPEAEVAAIKGRLDMVKVVANAVANRQRIPAEDRVLDVDGRKLVLTRRQVSRARERARSTGKPHNEARLTFIKILLRELTEQMTDLVEAGSIGNNADRSYLAEDVRTARDVRIVLNLCWMPMTPEKLITELLSKPAVLAACTPNLSLTERSLLLRPADAPWTEADVPLLDEAAELLGDLDPAAGRGLAQQEHDRARDLANAKQTLVNMGDMGVDVLITAEELADQNQERENRQTAAERATSDRTWAFGHIVVDEAQELSPMQWRLLVRRCPLKSFTIVGDIAQTSSVAGANSWQGALGPMFGDRWQLEELTVNYRTPSQIAEAAARMANAAGLVVSAPKAVREGRWAPVIDKVDRGQVVNRLVEVLPEELAALDGGLLAVIADGDLLPAATSALRAVYGRRIGNGAGSYEQDIVVISPREAKGLEFDGVVVLEPSVMLNHEHGRVGDLYVAMTRPTQRLRLIGAEGIPAGIEG; this is encoded by the coding sequence ATGCTCGACGCCGATTTGGCCCACGAACGGAACTATGTTGCCGGCCTGTACGCGCGGCTGGAAGAGCTCCGCACGGAAAAGCGCCAGCAGCTGGCACAGGTCCGCCGGGCCGGTGCCGTGGGCACCATGCAGAATGTCTCCGAACGCGACGCCTTCGCCGCGCTCTACGAGGACCGCCTCGCCCAGCTCGACGCCGTCGACGACCGTCTGGTCTTCGGCCGCCTCGACCTGGATTCCGGTGAGGCCCAGTACATTGGGCGCATCGGCCTGACCACCGATGACCTCCAGCGGCTCATGGTGGACTGGCGCGCGCCCGAAGCCGGGCACTTCTATCAGGCAACGGCGTTTGACCGGCAGGGCGTCCGCCGCCGGCGGCACCTGATTCTGCAGGGCCGGGAAGTCAAGGCCATCGAGGACGACGTCCTTGATGCGGACATGCTCGCGGACGACGCCTCGCTGCAGGGCGAAGGAGCATTGCTGGCGGCCCTCGATTCCAAGCGCACGGGCAGGATGTCCGACATCGTCGGCACCATCCAGTCCGAGCAGGACCGCATCATCCGGTCCTCCATTTCCGGCGCCCTCGTGGTGCAGGGTGGTCCCGGTACCGGTAAGACTGCTGTGGCCCTGCACCGGGCCGCGTACCTGCTGTACACACACAGGGAACGGCTGAAGACTGCCGGCGTGCTGCTGGTGGGCCCGTCGTCGTCCTTTATGAAGTACATCGAACGTGTTCTTCCCTCGCTCGGTGAGACCGGCGTGGTCATGGCCAGCGTGGGTCGCCTGATGCCCGGGATCAAAGCGGTTGCTGAACCTGAGGCCGAGGTCGCGGCCATCAAGGGGCGGCTGGACATGGTGAAGGTTGTGGCCAATGCGGTCGCGAACCGGCAGCGGATCCCCGCCGAGGACCGTGTCCTGGACGTCGACGGCCGCAAGCTGGTACTGACGCGGCGGCAGGTAAGCCGGGCGCGCGAACGTGCCCGGTCCACCGGCAAGCCGCACAACGAGGCGCGCCTGACATTTATCAAAATTCTGCTCCGCGAACTGACCGAGCAGATGACTGATCTTGTGGAGGCCGGGAGCATCGGCAACAATGCCGACCGCTCGTATCTGGCCGAAGATGTCCGCACGGCCCGCGACGTCCGGATCGTCCTGAACCTGTGCTGGATGCCGATGACTCCGGAGAAGCTGATCACGGAGCTTCTGAGCAAGCCCGCAGTCCTGGCGGCCTGCACACCGAACCTGTCCCTTACGGAGCGGTCGCTGCTGCTGCGCCCCGCTGATGCTCCCTGGACCGAGGCCGACGTCCCGCTGCTGGACGAAGCCGCCGAGCTCCTTGGCGACTTGGACCCGGCAGCCGGCCGCGGACTTGCGCAGCAGGAGCATGACCGCGCCCGCGACCTTGCCAACGCCAAGCAGACGCTGGTGAACATGGGGGACATGGGGGTCGACGTCCTCATCACCGCCGAGGAACTCGCCGATCAGAACCAGGAGCGCGAGAACCGCCAGACGGCCGCAGAACGCGCCACCAGCGACCGGACGTGGGCCTTCGGCCACATCGTGGTGGATGAGGCGCAGGAGCTTTCGCCGATGCAGTGGCGCCTGCTGGTCCGCCGGTGCCCGCTGAAATCCTTCACCATCGTGGGCGACATCGCGCAGACCAGTTCAGTCGCCGGCGCCAACTCCTGGCAGGGGGCCCTGGGGCCCATGTTCGGTGACCGCTGGCAGCTGGAGGAGCTGACAGTCAACTACCGGACGCCCTCCCAGATCGCTGAAGCCGCCGCCCGCATGGCCAACGCGGCCGGACTGGTGGTTTCCGCGCCGAAGGCCGTCCGCGAGGGACGGTGGGCCCCTGTCATCGACAAGGTTGACCGCGGACAGGTGGTGAACCGTTTGGTGGAGGTGCTTCCGGAGGAACTGGCAGCGCTCGACGGCGGCCTCCTCGCCGTGATTGCCGACGGCGACCTTCTGCCGGCTGCAACGTCAGCCCTCCGTGCCGTGTACGGCCGGCGCATCGGCAACGGCGCGGGCAGCTACGAACAGGACATCGTGGTCATCAGCCCGCGCGAGGCCAAGGGCCTGGAGTTCGACGGCGTTGTGGTGCTTGAGCCGTCCGTTATGCTCAACCACGAGCACGGCCGGGTCGGCGATCTGTACGTCGCCATGACCCGGCCCACCCAGCGGCTCCGGCTGATCGGCGCCGAAGGTATTCCGGCCGGCATCGAAGGCTGA
- a CDS encoding GNAT family N-acetyltransferase, translated as MHHENVLTGYGLSLLPLAPHHAEGLFDFVDAAMWAGMAAPLPATAHELSGLFAARIEDPASLAFAVTDQRTGALLGTTALNAFDAAQQRVEVGGTFFGRQFWGTHVNPASKHALLAFAFDVLHVQRVAFRCDARNVRSAAAIERLGATFEGVLRSHRLAPDGTRADSAVFSVLGQEWPAVQQRLQHRLAPFALAGDHPGGTDYARRTFAAL; from the coding sequence ATGCACCACGAGAACGTCCTGACCGGATACGGGCTTTCCCTCCTTCCGTTGGCACCGCACCATGCCGAAGGGCTGTTTGACTTCGTGGACGCCGCGATGTGGGCAGGAATGGCCGCGCCCCTGCCGGCCACGGCGCACGAGCTTTCAGGGCTGTTTGCGGCCAGGATTGAGGACCCGGCCAGCCTGGCCTTCGCCGTGACGGACCAGCGGACCGGAGCCCTCCTGGGCACAACCGCGCTGAATGCGTTCGATGCCGCCCAGCAGCGCGTGGAAGTTGGCGGCACCTTCTTTGGACGGCAGTTCTGGGGCACGCACGTAAATCCCGCCAGCAAGCACGCCCTGCTCGCCTTTGCGTTCGACGTTCTTCACGTTCAGCGCGTTGCGTTTCGCTGCGACGCACGTAATGTGCGCAGCGCCGCAGCCATCGAACGGCTGGGGGCAACGTTCGAGGGCGTGCTGCGCAGCCACCGCCTGGCGCCTGACGGCACACGTGCGGATTCGGCAGTGTTCTCTGTCCTGGGGCAGGAATGGCCCGCGGTGCAGCAGCGCCTCCAGCACCGGTTGGCGCCGTTCGCCCTGGCGGGTGACCACCCGGGCGGGACGGATTATGCCCGGCGCACCTTTGCCGCCTTGTAG
- a CDS encoding DNA-3-methyladenine glycosylase, translating into MTASLSPASPDQLRELLSGDARRVAPRLLGSVLTHHSHEGTVAVRITEVEAYMGPGDSSHPDPGSHTFRGPTARNAPMFGPAGHLYVYFTYGLHYCANIVCGPAGTASAVLLRAGEVVEGQHLAMVRRPTSKSALDLASGPARLATTLALTTADSGRDALADPFELRLTSVPAPVFSSGPRVGVSGDGGSATYPWRFWLPGDPTVSRYKAAKVRRA; encoded by the coding sequence ATGACCGCCAGCCTGAGTCCCGCCAGCCCGGATCAGCTCCGCGAACTGCTGTCCGGCGACGCCCGGAGGGTCGCTCCGCGGCTGCTGGGATCCGTTCTGACCCACCACAGCCACGAGGGAACTGTGGCTGTGCGGATCACCGAGGTGGAGGCGTACATGGGTCCCGGCGACTCGTCGCATCCGGATCCCGGCTCCCACACTTTCCGTGGCCCCACGGCCCGCAACGCGCCCATGTTCGGCCCGGCCGGCCACCTCTACGTCTACTTCACGTATGGCTTGCACTACTGCGCCAACATCGTCTGCGGCCCGGCGGGCACCGCATCTGCCGTCCTGCTGCGGGCGGGCGAGGTGGTGGAGGGGCAGCACCTCGCGATGGTGCGGCGTCCGACGTCGAAATCGGCTCTCGACCTGGCGAGCGGCCCTGCCCGGCTGGCCACCACGCTGGCCCTCACTACCGCCGACAGCGGCCGGGATGCGCTGGCTGACCCCTTCGAGCTGCGGCTGACTTCGGTACCCGCTCCCGTGTTCAGTTCCGGGCCGAGGGTGGGCGTTTCCGGCGACGGCGGCTCCGCGACGTATCCCTGGCGCTTCTGGCTGCCAGGCGATCCCACCGTGTCCCGCTACAAGGCGGCAAAGGTGCGCCGGGCATAA
- a CDS encoding DNA-3-methyladenine glycosylase 2 family protein yields MDFWQRYRAIDARDTRFDGQFYTAVRTTGIYCRPSCPARTPKAVNVTFYETSAAAHDAGYRACKRCLPEAVPGTPAWNIRQDLAGRAMRLINDGVINRDGVEGLAARLGYSSRQLNRILSHELGAGPLSLARASRAQTARTLLVSTAMKLADIAFASGFSSVRQFNDTMVEVFAMTPTALRATARHHSSPAAATSLTLSLPYREPFDPGIFSFLAVRAIPGIEAGTPTSYARTLQLPHGDARFSVTYDAGAPGRPLTLTIGAVDLRDLPALLSRVRRLFDLDADPVAIDSALCQEPRLAASVAGAPGIRMPGALDPQELLIRAMIGQQITVAAARTALTQLAAAGSTSAVPGEGLDRLFPTAAEIAETGYTLLRGPQRRIDAIRSAASALAGGQLDFGYGDDLPGLGAKLLALPGVGPWTVGYVAMRVLGAPDVFLANDAAVRNGIKALAPALTSQDGGGVEAPGMSPSADFREVSPWRSYATMHLWRAAAESKSSKPIQAVPEKAML; encoded by the coding sequence ATGGACTTCTGGCAGCGCTACCGCGCGATTGACGCGCGGGACACCCGGTTCGACGGGCAGTTCTACACAGCCGTCCGGACCACCGGCATCTACTGCCGCCCGTCCTGCCCCGCCAGGACCCCGAAAGCCGTGAACGTCACCTTCTACGAAACCTCTGCCGCAGCGCACGACGCCGGTTACCGGGCGTGCAAGCGCTGCCTTCCCGAAGCAGTGCCAGGCACGCCTGCGTGGAACATCCGGCAGGACCTGGCGGGCCGCGCGATGCGCCTGATCAACGACGGAGTGATCAACCGGGACGGGGTGGAGGGCCTCGCCGCCCGGCTGGGATACTCCTCCCGCCAGCTCAACCGGATCCTCAGCCACGAACTCGGCGCCGGTCCGCTCTCCCTGGCCCGGGCCAGCCGCGCCCAGACCGCCCGCACCCTGTTGGTGTCCACGGCGATGAAGCTGGCGGACATCGCATTCGCGTCCGGCTTCAGCAGCGTCCGCCAGTTCAACGACACCATGGTGGAGGTGTTCGCCATGACGCCCACGGCCCTGCGCGCGACCGCCAGGCACCACAGCTCCCCTGCCGCCGCGACGTCGCTGACGTTGAGCCTGCCGTACCGCGAACCGTTCGATCCCGGCATCTTTTCCTTCCTCGCCGTCAGGGCGATCCCCGGGATCGAGGCGGGGACGCCGACGTCGTACGCCCGTACTTTGCAGCTTCCGCATGGCGATGCCCGCTTCAGCGTGACTTACGACGCCGGCGCTCCCGGAAGGCCACTGACCCTCACCATCGGCGCGGTGGACCTCCGGGACCTGCCCGCACTGCTGAGCAGGGTACGCCGGCTCTTCGACCTCGACGCCGATCCGGTAGCCATCGACAGTGCCCTGTGCCAGGAGCCCCGCCTGGCCGCCTCGGTTGCCGGTGCGCCGGGCATCAGGATGCCCGGCGCGTTGGATCCGCAGGAGCTGCTCATCCGGGCGATGATCGGGCAGCAAATCACCGTGGCTGCGGCCCGGACCGCACTGACGCAGCTGGCCGCTGCCGGCAGTACCAGCGCGGTCCCCGGCGAGGGCCTTGACCGGCTGTTTCCCACCGCGGCCGAAATCGCCGAGACCGGCTACACGCTGCTGCGCGGTCCGCAACGCCGGATTGACGCCATCCGTTCCGCCGCGTCGGCCCTGGCTGGAGGCCAACTGGATTTTGGCTACGGGGACGATCTGCCCGGGCTCGGCGCCAAGCTGCTTGCCCTTCCCGGGGTGGGCCCGTGGACCGTGGGCTACGTGGCAATGCGTGTCCTCGGCGCGCCGGACGTCTTTCTGGCCAACGACGCTGCGGTGCGGAACGGCATCAAGGCGCTCGCCCCAGCCCTCACGAGCCAAGACGGCGGCGGCGTTGAGGCGCCAGGCATGTCGCCAAGCGCCGATTTCCGCGAGGTCAGCCCGTGGCGGTCCTACGCCACCATGCACCTGTGGCGCGCCGCCGCGGAGTCCAAATCCTCCAAACCTATACAAGCCGTTCCAGAGAAAGCGATGCTATGA
- a CDS encoding methylated-DNA--[protein]-cysteine S-methyltransferase gives MKAQLLVMSTPDGPFTILAQDGVVLASGWTAEPGELTGQIHPGLRPGDVEAVTDLGSISRAVEDFYAGDPAPAMAVPVRQKSGPFRSHAWDVLRTVRPGSPVTYTEYAELSGNPKAVRAAASACAFNAAALFVPCHRVIRTDGSLGGFRWGLAIKESLLAREATESLLTREAG, from the coding sequence ATGAAAGCCCAGCTGTTAGTGATGTCCACCCCGGACGGACCGTTCACCATCCTTGCCCAGGACGGCGTGGTCCTCGCCTCGGGCTGGACCGCCGAGCCGGGTGAGCTGACCGGCCAGATCCACCCCGGGCTGCGGCCGGGCGACGTCGAAGCGGTCACGGACCTGGGCAGCATCTCCCGGGCCGTGGAGGACTTCTATGCCGGCGATCCCGCGCCTGCCATGGCCGTCCCCGTGCGCCAGAAGTCTGGGCCGTTCCGGTCGCACGCCTGGGATGTGCTGAGGACCGTTCGTCCCGGGTCGCCGGTGACGTACACCGAGTATGCCGAGCTTTCCGGAAATCCGAAGGCGGTCCGGGCCGCGGCCAGCGCGTGTGCGTTCAATGCGGCTGCCTTGTTTGTGCCGTGCCACCGTGTCATCCGCACCGACGGTTCCCTGGGCGGTTTCCGCTGGGGCCTGGCCATCAAGGAGAGCCTGCTGGCCCGCGAGGCAACGGAGAGCCTGCTGACCCGCGAAGCCGGATAG
- a CDS encoding maleylpyruvate isomerase family mycothiol-dependent enzyme: protein MTEITTSELLAELHKAADAVASTAAKFTDEDVKAPSGLPGWTRGHVLAHLAGISNAMARQLEFAARGATVELYDGGQDGRTKAIEMSAGHNADAHRADLQAGLDRALTAFDSLEGDADWQASIAYRGGVVFDGGLALWRELVIHTADLGAGLGPETWSRKFCEHLFDFLAARVPAGEKLVLQPLGLPPVTLGLGRSTVISGMITDIAAWLAGREPSLGSLRATAAADGVDLPDLLPWPAGTPAAGATPSGTPAAR, encoded by the coding sequence ATGACTGAGATCACTACTTCAGAACTACTGGCCGAACTGCATAAGGCCGCCGACGCCGTGGCCTCGACCGCCGCGAAGTTCACCGATGAGGATGTCAAGGCACCGTCGGGACTGCCCGGCTGGACCCGCGGGCACGTCCTGGCGCATCTCGCCGGCATCTCCAACGCCATGGCGCGGCAGCTGGAATTTGCCGCCCGCGGCGCCACTGTTGAGCTGTACGACGGAGGCCAGGACGGACGCACGAAGGCCATCGAAATGTCCGCCGGCCACAACGCGGATGCGCACCGGGCTGACCTGCAGGCCGGCCTGGACCGGGCACTGACGGCTTTTGATTCGCTGGAAGGCGACGCCGACTGGCAGGCCTCCATTGCCTACCGTGGAGGAGTGGTCTTCGACGGCGGCCTCGCGCTGTGGCGTGAACTGGTGATCCACACAGCGGACCTGGGCGCGGGCCTCGGGCCCGAGACGTGGAGCCGGAAGTTCTGCGAGCACCTCTTCGACTTCCTGGCGGCCCGTGTCCCGGCGGGGGAAAAACTCGTGCTGCAGCCACTCGGGCTCCCGCCCGTGACCCTTGGCCTCGGCCGTTCCACCGTCATCAGCGGGATGATCACTGACATTGCCGCCTGGCTGGCCGGCCGTGAACCATCGCTCGGCAGCCTGCGGGCAACAGCCGCCGCGGACGGCGTGGACCTCCCGGACCTGCTGCCTTGGCCAGCCGGGACACCCGCAGCCGGAGCCACGCCATCCGGGACACCGGCAGCACGGTAG